In Mariluticola halotolerans, one DNA window encodes the following:
- the hisS gene encoding histidine--tRNA ligase, with the protein MSKKNALIAPRLPRGFEDRTATDVATTNTMIAKIREVYERYGFDPVETPFFEYTDTLGKFLPDTDRPNAGVFSLQDDDEQWMSLRYDLTAPLARHFAENFETLPKPYRTYRQGYVFRNEKPGPGRFRQFMQFDADTVGAAGPEADAEMCMMMADTMDALGLEGKYVVRVNNRKVLDGVLESAGVTDEGQKLAVLRAIDKLDKFGFEGVKLLLGEGRKDESGDFTKGAKLNNDQVNTVIGYLVEGHNIKGLGQAYINSQSKSDALFENAATSFKTVVGDSQIGAQGIDELISMAKTFAASGYSGRIILDPSVVRGLEYYTGPVFEIELTFPVTNEKGQEVVFGSVGGGGRYDGLVSRFRKQPVPATGFSIGVSRLAHALKLTGNVGAEQPVGPVVVCVMDKDQKPGYQKMVAELRAAGIRAEMFLGNPKNVGKQFAYADQRNAPAVVIEGSQEREAGKVQIKDLIVGKEMSAEITDNEQWKAERPGQFECDRSELVEKIAALPAVKAWLDAKRK; encoded by the coding sequence ATGTCCAAGAAAAATGCGCTGATCGCCCCGCGCCTGCCACGCGGGTTTGAAGATCGCACCGCCACAGACGTGGCCACAACCAACACAATGATCGCCAAAATCCGCGAGGTTTATGAGCGCTACGGCTTTGACCCCGTCGAGACACCATTTTTTGAATATACCGATACGCTCGGCAAGTTCCTGCCCGATACGGACCGGCCCAATGCCGGTGTGTTCTCGCTGCAGGATGATGACGAGCAATGGATGAGCCTGCGCTATGATTTGACCGCGCCGCTCGCCCGTCATTTCGCCGAAAATTTCGAAACCCTGCCCAAACCCTACCGCACCTATCGCCAGGGCTATGTGTTCCGCAATGAAAAGCCGGGGCCGGGGCGGTTCCGCCAGTTCATGCAGTTCGATGCCGATACGGTCGGGGCCGCCGGACCCGAGGCGGACGCCGAAATGTGCATGATGATGGCCGACACCATGGATGCGCTGGGGCTTGAAGGCAAATATGTCGTCCGGGTCAATAACCGCAAGGTGCTGGACGGGGTGCTGGAAAGCGCCGGGGTGACAGACGAGGGCCAGAAGCTGGCAGTGCTGCGCGCCATCGACAAGCTCGACAAGTTTGGCTTTGAAGGTGTGAAGTTGTTGCTCGGCGAAGGCCGTAAGGATGAGAGCGGTGATTTTACCAAGGGAGCGAAACTGAACAACGATCAAGTTAATACGGTCATCGGATATTTGGTTGAAGGGCACAACATCAAAGGTCTCGGTCAGGCCTATATAAACAGCCAAAGCAAAAGCGACGCCTTGTTCGAGAACGCGGCTACATCTTTCAAAACGGTAGTTGGCGACTCGCAAATCGGCGCTCAGGGAATAGATGAGCTAATTTCGATGGCCAAAACATTTGCTGCGTCCGGCTATTCAGGGCGGATAATATTAGACCCCTCCGTCGTCCGTGGCCTTGAATATTACACCGGCCCGGTTTTTGAAATTGAACTGACCTTCCCCGTGACCAACGAAAAAGGCCAGGAAGTCGTCTTCGGTTCCGTCGGCGGCGGTGGCCGTTATGACGGGCTGGTGTCGCGTTTCCGCAAGCAGCCTGTGCCCGCAACCGGCTTTTCCATTGGCGTGTCACGGCTGGCCCATGCCCTCAAGCTGACCGGCAATGTCGGGGCCGAACAGCCCGTTGGCCCGGTTGTCGTTTGCGTGATGGATAAGGACCAGAAACCCGGCTACCAGAAAATGGTCGCCGAATTGCGTGCCGCCGGTATCCGGGCCGAAATGTTCCTTGGCAATCCCAAGAATGTCGGCAAGCAGTTTGCCTATGCCGATCAGCGCAACGCGCCCGCCGTGGTCATTGAAGGGTCGCAGGAGCGTGAGGCGGGCAAGGTGCAGATCAAGGATTTGATTGTCGGCAAGGAAATGTCCGCCGAAATCACCGACAATGAGCAATGGAAGGCCGAACGGCCCGGCCAGTTCGAATGCGACCGCAGCGAACTGGTGGAAAAGATTGCCGCATTGCCGGCGGTCAAAGCCTGGCTGGATGCAAAACGAAAATGA
- a CDS encoding ATP phosphoribosyltransferase regulatory subunit, translating to MSDAATRRAALAALTNGQGITAVNPPILLPANPYFDLAGEDFGRRLLLTNGSDGIEYCLRPDFTLPITTAYLESESAGLPEAFGYLGPIFRQRVSGPTEFDQAGLELFAQKDPDAALDRVLAFALSALDTYGIRPSVRLGSVALFEALLAAADMPDVWRSRIRHRFGHPEAMARLLDRLADPHSATAGSLPWKREELLGVVADQMVNAGLSLTGSRSPEEIAERYYEKQALAAARVPSETITLLQNYLSVAADARTALISIEGLAEDQGIDISEPLARLMTHFETLEAAENVGEISFEGGFSPRLDYYTGIVFEMKGHNGTLVSGGEYDRMLERLGASRRITASGCAVWVDRLEAETRL from the coding sequence ATGAGCGACGCGGCAACACGGCGCGCAGCGCTGGCAGCATTGACGAACGGGCAGGGGATCACCGCGGTGAACCCGCCCATCCTATTGCCCGCCAATCCCTATTTTGATCTCGCGGGCGAGGATTTTGGCCGCCGCCTGCTGCTGACCAATGGCAGCGATGGTATCGAATATTGCCTCCGGCCCGATTTCACCCTGCCCATCACCACCGCCTATCTCGAAAGCGAGAGTGCGGGCCTGCCTGAAGCATTCGGCTATCTCGGTCCCATCTTTCGCCAGCGCGTGAGCGGCCCCACCGAGTTCGATCAGGCCGGGCTGGAACTGTTCGCGCAAAAAGACCCCGATGCCGCGCTGGACCGTGTGCTGGCTTTCGCGCTTTCCGCGCTCGATACCTATGGCATCAGGCCAAGCGTCCGCCTCGGATCGGTTGCCCTGTTCGAAGCGCTGCTCGCCGCTGCCGACATGCCCGATGTCTGGCGCAGCCGCATTCGGCACCGTTTCGGCCATCCCGAAGCCATGGCGCGCCTGCTCGATCGTCTCGCCGATCCGCACAGCGCAACCGCGGGGTCTTTGCCCTGGAAGCGCGAGGAACTGCTTGGCGTGGTTGCCGACCAGATGGTCAATGCCGGACTGAGCCTGACCGGCAGCCGTTCGCCTGAAGAAATCGCCGAACGTTATTATGAAAAGCAGGCCCTGGCCGCCGCCCGCGTGCCCTCGGAGACGATTACGCTTTTGCAAAATTATCTCTCGGTCGCCGCTGATGCGCGCACGGCGCTGATCTCCATTGAAGGCCTCGCCGAAGATCAGGGCATTGATATTTCAGAGCCGCTGGCGCGGCTGATGACGCATTTTGAAACGCTGGAAGCGGCGGAAAATGTCGGCGAAATCAGCTTTGAGGGCGGGTTCAGCCCAAGGCTCGATTATTACACCGGCATCGTTTTCGAGATGAAGGGCCATAACGGCACGCTCGTTTCGGGCGGCGAATATGACCGCATGCTTGAACGGCTGGGCGCATCGCGCCGCATCACCGCGTCCGGTTGCGCGGTCTGGGTCGACCGGCTGGAAGCGGAGACACGGCTATGA
- a CDS encoding DNA-3-methyladenine glycosylase I has product MERCFWAGEDPLYQAYHDQEWGRPVTGDFRLFEKICLEGFQSGLSWFTILKKRERFREVFAGFDFERVARFTEADIERLLTDTGIIRHRGKIASTINNAARAIELRDEFGSLAAYFWRFEPKEVDRPDVFTADVLKTLAQTDASRALSADLKKRGWSFVGPTTAYAFMQAMGLVNDHTEHCFCRHEVETLRQGFVRPG; this is encoded by the coding sequence GTGGAACGGTGTTTCTGGGCGGGCGAAGATCCTCTTTATCAGGCTTATCACGATCAGGAATGGGGACGCCCCGTTACCGGGGATTTTCGGCTGTTCGAGAAAATCTGTCTGGAAGGTTTTCAGTCCGGGCTCAGCTGGTTCACGATTCTGAAAAAGCGGGAACGCTTTCGCGAAGTGTTTGCGGGCTTTGATTTCGAGCGTGTTGCGCGTTTCACAGAAGCCGATATCGAGCGGCTTTTGACCGATACCGGCATTATCCGGCATCGCGGCAAGATTGCCTCCACCATCAACAATGCCGCCCGCGCCATTGAACTGCGCGACGAGTTCGGCTCGCTCGCCGCCTATTTCTGGCGCTTTGAGCCCAAAGAGGTCGACAGGCCGGATGTGTTCACCGCCGATGTGCTGAAAACCCTGGCCCAGACCGATGCGTCCCGCGCCCTCTCGGCCGATCTGAAAAAGCGGGGATGGTCCTTTGTCGGGCCCACCACGGCCTATGCCTTCATGCAGGCCATGGGGCTGGTCAATGACCATACCGAACACTGCTTTTGCCGGCATGAGGTGGAAACGCTGCGGCAGGGCTTTGTTCGACCAGGCTGA
- a CDS encoding co-chaperone GroES, with protein sequence MSFRPLHDRVVVRRVDSEEKTAGGIIIPDTAKEKPSEGVIVSVGPGARDDAGKHIAPDVKAGDRVLFGKWSGTEVKVGGEDLLIMKESDIMGVIEA encoded by the coding sequence ATGAGCTTCCGTCCCCTGCATGATCGCGTCGTTGTTCGGCGTGTTGATAGCGAAGAGAAGACAGCTGGCGGGATCATCATCCCCGACACCGCGAAAGAAAAGCCCTCTGAAGGCGTTATCGTCTCTGTTGGCCCTGGTGCCCGTGACGATGCCGGCAAGCACATTGCCCCCGACGTCAAGGCTGGTGATCGCGTGCTGTTCGGCAAATGGTCCGGCACCGAAGTCAAGGTTGGCGGTGAAGACCTGCTGATCATGAAAGAAAGCGACATCATGGGCGTGATCGAGGCGTAA
- a CDS encoding TSUP family transporter — translation MPDILTLILLGGVGALAGFIDAIAGGGGLIALPALLSVGVPPVAALATNKMQGAIGTGIAALTFWRRGLVALTPMIPAMIATFIGSYLGAVAVKSIDTSTLKVVVPFALIGIALYFLLAPKITDESRAARLQFGLFVPLFGFGIGFYDGIFGPGTGSFFTIAFVTLFGLGITRAAGHTKVLNFISNLAALALFIPAGDVLWPVAIVMAAGQVIGGYLGALTGIRFGARLIKPLVVVISVILAARLLWTA, via the coding sequence TTGCCCGACATTTTGACGCTGATACTGCTGGGGGGTGTTGGCGCACTCGCCGGCTTTATCGATGCGATTGCCGGGGGCGGTGGCTTGATCGCCCTGCCGGCGCTTCTCTCGGTCGGCGTGCCGCCGGTCGCAGCGCTCGCCACCAACAAGATGCAAGGTGCCATTGGCACCGGCATTGCGGCACTGACCTTCTGGCGGCGGGGCCTTGTGGCCCTGACGCCGATGATCCCGGCCATGATCGCCACCTTCATCGGTTCCTATCTGGGCGCAGTCGCGGTCAAAAGCATCGACACCTCCACGCTCAAAGTGGTCGTGCCCTTCGCCCTGATCGGCATCGCGCTCTATTTTCTGCTCGCCCCGAAAATCACCGATGAAAGCCGCGCCGCGCGGCTGCAATTCGGCTTGTTCGTGCCCCTCTTTGGTTTCGGCATCGGCTTTTACGACGGCATTTTCGGGCCCGGCACCGGCTCGTTCTTCACCATTGCCTTCGTCACCCTGTTCGGCCTGGGCATCACACGGGCGGCGGGGCACACCAAAGTGCTCAATTTCATCTCGAATCTGGCAGCGCTCGCCCTGTTCATTCCGGCGGGCGATGTGCTCTGGCCTGTCGCGATCGTCATGGCGGCAGGGCAGGTGATCGGCGGTTATCTCGGCGCCCTGACCGGCATCCGCTTTGGCGCAAGGCTGATCAAGCCGCTGGTCGTGGTGATCTCGGTCATTTTGGCCGCAAGGCTGTTGTGGACCGCCTGA
- a CDS encoding NADPH-dependent FMN reductase, whose amino-acid sequence MNITIICAAPNKVGRSRRLALLCEERLQALGAETTFIDLHDLNLPNFDNNEIFATEAFNDLHAKVLASDGLVLCSPVYNWGISSELKKFIEYIGATSPDGSQQGALFDKVVSFVNIGGLPHSYTAFREIATALMLDFKCIINPYNVYAHNRHWTEEGELDDVVATRVDKSMQVAKELCDKLAGRNYSSTWEI is encoded by the coding sequence ATGAATATCACAATTATCTGCGCAGCTCCCAACAAGGTGGGACGAAGCCGTCGTCTGGCCCTGCTGTGTGAAGAGCGGTTGCAGGCGCTTGGTGCGGAAACCACGTTTATTGACCTGCATGATCTTAACCTGCCCAATTTCGACAATAACGAAATCTTCGCAACTGAGGCCTTCAACGATCTTCACGCGAAGGTGCTGGCCAGCGATGGTCTGGTTCTGTGCAGCCCCGTCTATAACTGGGGCATCAGCTCGGAACTGAAAAAGTTCATTGAATATATCGGCGCCACCAGCCCGGACGGATCACAGCAGGGTGCGCTTTTTGACAAGGTGGTCTCGTTCGTCAATATCGGCGGCCTGCCACACAGCTATACCGCCTTCCGCGAAATCGCCACGGCGCTGATGCTGGATTTCAAATGCATCATCAATCCCTACAACGTCTATGCCCATAACCGGCACTGGACAGAAGAAGGCGAGCTGGACGACGTGGTTGCGACCCGTGTCGACAAGAGCATGCAGGTCGCCAAGGAATTGTGCGACAAGCTGGCCGGACGTAATTACAGTTCCACCTGGGAAATCTGA
- a CDS encoding sigma-54-dependent transcriptional regulator encodes MRSDTGSDAQTRLLLLERNPEGCQTAVRDLKECLGANTEIVSADSGRAACALLRAGSFDILVVDLDSLADISPQPEVAMNRLCRLAEGGLIIALSDGRSVSSAVAAMRAGAHDYIPKPICGPAFAARVEELAQRHGKAGAMQIDTSAMGADADFESFVGLSNQMRVVYEQISRIAPSTAPVFITGESGTGKEVCAEALHRRGPRADKPLIAVNCGAIPRDLMETELFGAVRGAYTGAVRDRQGAAELADGGTLFLDEIGEMDLSLQTKLLRFLQTGTITRVGEGVARPVDVRVICATNRNPMQLIAERRFREDLFYRLHVLPIHLPPLRQRPADILPLARHFLAQFAREEHKHFACISAQAADMLVAREWPGNVRQVQNMIRRIVVMFDGREITPEMIAAADIEGHAAARPALTDANATPKILPMWQQEQRIIEDTVAHFSGNIAQAAAALEISPSTIYRKRQAWEQMEHRLAGAA; translated from the coding sequence ATGCGATCCGACACGGGATCCGACGCCCAAACGCGCCTTTTGCTGCTGGAACGAAACCCCGAGGGGTGCCAAACGGCTGTTCGCGACCTGAAAGAATGTCTTGGGGCGAACACAGAGATTGTCTCAGCCGATTCGGGCCGGGCGGCCTGCGCGTTGTTGCGCGCGGGCAGTTTTGACATTCTGGTGGTCGATCTGGACAGTCTTGCCGATATTTCGCCGCAACCCGAAGTTGCCATGAACCGGCTGTGCCGGCTGGCCGAGGGCGGGCTGATTATCGCCCTGTCGGATGGCCGTTCGGTTTCAAGCGCCGTGGCGGCGATGCGTGCCGGGGCCCATGACTATATTCCAAAGCCGATTTGCGGCCCCGCCTTTGCCGCCCGGGTTGAGGAACTGGCCCAGCGCCATGGCAAGGCCGGCGCGATGCAGATCGACACAAGCGCTATGGGCGCAGATGCCGATTTTGAAAGCTTTGTGGGACTATCGAACCAGATGCGGGTGGTTTACGAGCAGATCAGCCGGATTGCGCCGTCCACGGCCCCTGTCTTTATTACCGGCGAGAGCGGCACGGGCAAGGAAGTGTGTGCCGAAGCGCTGCACCGGCGCGGCCCGCGGGCGGACAAGCCGCTGATTGCGGTGAATTGCGGGGCCATTCCGCGCGATCTGATGGAAACGGAATTGTTTGGCGCGGTGCGCGGGGCCTATACCGGCGCGGTTCGTGACCGGCAGGGGGCCGCCGAGCTGGCCGATGGCGGCACGCTGTTTCTTGATGAAATCGGCGAGATGGATCTCAGCCTGCAAACCAAGCTGTTGCGCTTTTTGCAAACCGGCACGATTACGCGGGTTGGCGAAGGCGTGGCCCGGCCGGTTGATGTGCGGGTGATCTGCGCGACCAATCGCAATCCCATGCAATTGATTGCCGAGCGGCGTTTCCGCGAAGACCTGTTCTATCGTTTGCACGTGCTGCCCATCCATTTGCCACCGCTGCGGCAACGTCCCGCCGATATCCTGCCGCTGGCCCGGCATTTCCTTGCGCAGTTTGCCCGTGAGGAACACAAGCATTTCGCCTGCATCAGCGCGCAGGCCGCCGATATGCTGGTGGCACGGGAATGGCCGGGCAATGTCCGGCAGGTGCAGAACATGATCCGGCGGATCGTGGTGATGTTCGATGGTCGTGAAATCACGCCCGAAATGATCGCGGCGGCGGATATAGAAGGCCATGCAGCCGCCCGCCCCGCGCTGACGGATGCGAATGCCACTCCGAAAATCCTGCCCATGTGGCAACAGGAGCAGCGCATTATTGAAGACACCGTGGCGCATTTCTCGGGCAATATCGCCCAGGCAGCGGCCGCATTGGAGATCAGCCCGTCCACGATCTATCGCAAGCGGCAGGCCTGGGAGCAGATGGAGCACCGGCTGGCCGGGGCCGCCTGA
- the groL gene encoding chaperonin GroEL (60 kDa chaperone family; promotes refolding of misfolded polypeptides especially under stressful conditions; forms two stacked rings of heptamers to form a barrel-shaped 14mer; ends can be capped by GroES; misfolded proteins enter the barrel where they are refolded when GroES binds) encodes MAAKEVKFSTEAREKMLRGVNILANAVKVTLGPKGRNVVIDKSFGAPRITKDGVSVAKEIELEDKFENMGAQMVRSVASKTNDTAGDGTTTATVLAQAIVTEGVKLVAAGMNPMDLKRGIDLAVTEVIDNLGKAKKDISTSAEVAQVGTISANGEAFIGEEIARAMEKVGNEGVITVEEAKTSETTVDVVEGMQFDRGYLSPYFVTNTEKMVANLEDPLILLHEKKLSNLQSLLPILESVVQSSRPLLIIAEDIEGEALATLVVNRLRGGLKVAAVKAPGFGDRRKAMLEDIAILTGGQVISEDLGIKLENVTMDMLGTAKKVDITKETTTIVDGAGQKSDIEARVGQIKAQIEETTSDYDKEKLQERLAKLAGGVAVIKVGGATEVEVKERKDRVEDALNATRAAVEEGIVPGGGVALLRASSALKAKGGNSDQDAGIDIVRRALQAPIRQIAANSGDEGSVIVGKILENASETYGYNAQTSEYGDMIKMGIVDPVKVVRTALQDAASVASLLITTEAMIADLPKDDAPAMPGGGDMGGMGGMGGMGF; translated from the coding sequence ATGGCTGCTAAGGAAGTAAAATTCTCGACCGAAGCCCGCGAGAAGATGTTGCGCGGCGTCAACATTCTCGCAAATGCGGTGAAGGTTACCCTCGGCCCCAAAGGTCGCAACGTTGTTATCGACAAGTCCTTCGGCGCACCGCGCATCACCAAAGACGGTGTTTCGGTTGCCAAGGAAATCGAACTTGAAGACAAGTTTGAAAACATGGGCGCACAGATGGTGCGTTCCGTGGCCTCCAAGACCAATGATACAGCTGGCGACGGCACCACGACTGCAACGGTTCTGGCCCAGGCCATCGTGACCGAAGGCGTCAAGCTGGTTGCAGCGGGCATGAACCCGATGGACCTGAAGCGCGGCATCGACCTCGCTGTCACCGAAGTCATCGACAATCTTGGCAAAGCCAAGAAGGACATTTCGACCAGCGCTGAAGTTGCCCAGGTTGGCACCATCTCCGCCAATGGCGAAGCCTTCATCGGTGAAGAAATCGCCCGCGCGATGGAAAAAGTCGGCAACGAAGGCGTCATCACCGTTGAGGAAGCCAAGACTTCCGAGACAACTGTTGACGTTGTTGAAGGCATGCAGTTCGACCGCGGCTACCTCAGCCCGTACTTCGTGACCAACACCGAAAAGATGGTTGCGAACCTGGAAGATCCGCTGATCCTTCTCCATGAGAAGAAGCTTTCCAACCTGCAGTCGCTGCTCCCGATCCTTGAATCGGTGGTTCAGTCCTCGCGTCCGCTGCTGATCATTGCAGAAGACATCGAGGGCGAAGCCCTGGCGACCCTCGTGGTCAACCGTCTGCGTGGCGGTCTCAAGGTTGCAGCCGTCAAGGCACCTGGCTTCGGCGACCGCCGCAAGGCCATGCTCGAAGATATCGCCATCCTCACCGGTGGTCAGGTTATCTCCGAGGATCTCGGCATCAAGCTTGAGAATGTCACCATGGACATGCTCGGCACTGCCAAGAAGGTCGACATCACCAAGGAAACCACAACCATCGTCGATGGTGCCGGTCAGAAGAGCGACATCGAAGCCCGCGTTGGCCAGATCAAGGCGCAGATCGAAGAAACCACTTCCGACTATGACAAGGAAAAGCTGCAGGAGCGTCTCGCGAAGCTCGCTGGCGGCGTTGCCGTGATCAAGGTTGGCGGTGCGACTGAAGTTGAAGTGAAGGAACGCAAGGACCGCGTTGAAGACGCGCTCAATGCAACCCGCGCTGCGGTTGAAGAAGGCATTGTACCGGGCGGTGGCGTTGCGCTGCTGCGTGCGTCCTCTGCTCTCAAGGCCAAGGGCGGCAACAGCGACCAGGATGCCGGTATCGACATCGTGCGTCGTGCCCTTCAGGCACCGATCCGTCAGATCGCTGCCAACTCTGGCGACGAAGGTTCTGTCATTGTCGGCAAGATCCTTGAGAACGCGTCCGAGACCTATGGCTATAACGCCCAGACCAGCGAATATGGCGACATGATCAAGATGGGCATCGTTGATCCCGTCAAGGTTGTGCGTACCGCGCTGCAGGATGCCGCTTCGGTTGCTTCCCTGCTGATCACGACGGAAGCCATGATCGCTGACCTGCCCAAGGACGACGCTCCGGCTATGCCCGGCGGCGGCGACATGGGCGGTATGGGTGGCATGGGCGGTATGGGCTTCTAG
- the hisG gene encoding ATP phosphoribosyltransferase — protein sequence MRDVILAVPSKGRLEELSRAVFAEAGLSITRPGGARSYAGALEGIDEVSVRFMPAGEIARELVRGTVDLGITGVDLIHETAENGPESVVLACDLGFGEADVVVAIPDAWIDVTHMRDLSDVASDFRARHGRYLRVATKYVNLTRRYFAEHGIAEYRIVESVGATEAAPASGAADLIVDITSTGSTLKANGLRILVDGTILKSSAHLIVSRGSQWSPAQRLVLSQLLDAIGVVANEG from the coding sequence ATGAGAGACGTCATTCTCGCTGTGCCCTCAAAAGGGCGTCTGGAAGAACTCTCCCGCGCGGTATTTGCCGAGGCGGGCCTCTCGATCACCCGGCCGGGCGGCGCGCGCTCCTATGCGGGCGCGCTTGAGGGCATTGACGAGGTGTCCGTGCGCTTCATGCCGGCGGGGGAAATCGCCCGCGAGCTGGTGCGCGGCACGGTGGACCTGGGCATTACCGGCGTCGATCTGATCCACGAAACGGCTGAAAACGGCCCCGAAAGCGTGGTGCTGGCCTGCGATCTGGGCTTTGGCGAAGCCGATGTGGTGGTTGCCATCCCCGACGCCTGGATCGATGTCACCCATATGCGCGACCTCTCCGATGTCGCCTCGGATTTCCGCGCCCGGCATGGCCGCTACCTGCGGGTGGCCACCAAATATGTCAATCTGACCCGACGCTATTTCGCCGAGCACGGCATTGCCGAATACCGCATTGTCGAAAGCGTCGGCGCGACGGAAGCCGCTCCCGCCTCGGGCGCTGCAGACCTGATTGTCGATATCACCTCGACCGGCTCGACCCTTAAGGCCAACGGGCTGCGCATTCTGGTGGATGGCACAATTTTGAAAAGTTCGGCCCATTTGATCGTGTCGCGCGGATCGCAATGGTCCCCGGCCCAGCGCCTGGTGCTGTCGCAATTGCTTGACGCCATCGGCGTCGTCGCGAACGAGGGCTGA